The genomic DNA GGAATATTAGGAGGTTAAATGTGACCGCCAAGCCACACCGCCATGATCGGATCGGTCAGGCAAAGACCCGTTTCCGTTTTTTCGACCAAATCCCGTTCAATCAAAAGAGTCAGGGCCTTTTGGGTTCCTCCCAGCGAAAGGCCAGACCGTTTTAGAAATTCTTTCGAGTAGGGAACAGAATCAGGAGAGAGAGCAATG from Deltaproteobacteria bacterium includes the following:
- a CDS encoding MarR family transcriptional regulator gives rise to the protein MPKLACILWDQVENEADERSLTTAYRSLISSETPDFEAHWSGLTLVQRNLLKAIALSPDSVPYSKEFLKRSGLSLGGTQKALTLLIERDLVEKTETGLCLTDPIMAVWLGGHI